In Drosophila yakuba strain Tai18E2 chromosome X, Prin_Dyak_Tai18E2_2.1, whole genome shotgun sequence, a single genomic region encodes these proteins:
- the LOC6524839 gene encoding adenylate cyclase type 9 isoform X1: MSESRRQSVSSRAMPPGVLVNDSRANSTDDIQIALAPHIQTYLSQTGRRHSCCSVMLPVAFERAAAKSWLDPKFDSPVLEEQYQASVFPHIRMRYRFTLSYILLCSLMWCLYFVVDGGSEDFWRPISSSFSMLSLVTIMALCFTHWDLYREHRTVTSALTALLLCGASLAFLTYTGRAFSPLGHFAICLEIVLLIYTALPMPLWLGASTAISYSIAFEMVSHMVIGCSAIHGGPMHGGAGEAAGSAGSAGGSGVEANGDPSNRILILRIMAHLSVHLVGVHVLIMNLVRMRGTFMKVGQNLLVRRQLEMEKQLKEKMIHSVMPPKVADMLLNEGGPSGLDASGLPPESHYMRPRASNDVKSLFRPFHMHSMENVSILFADIVGFTRMSSTKTAEQLVEILNDLFERFDDLCSLSGCEKISTLGDCYYCVSGCPEPRADHAICCVEMGLGMIDAMRCFDAQRHEGVKMRVGVHTGTVLCGIVGTRRVKFDVWSNDVSLANKMESSGKPEQVHISQETSSFLGDAYYLEEGEEVFGHRTYFVVGRRRDFTRTNSLSPSMPANATGSSLLLPGAHGASLSQSATNVSVVQPNVPPASPVGQLSSSLNPSPVLSMRPRLTSLSMKMRKKSQNRDRDVERGIIHPAAAGVPPVIVVRERPKIIITTKSLPGSLDSDEQPPVSPPLPPPANPPATETRSKIKLKVWKIPRFLKRFEDLTNRSSCGSISSAAQLEKEREREREKEELHHQNQLNPEETLAFMDNQMQNGNGCGYQQLPVLVESNHRTQTLDIPAARPVLHHAATSTALASSVLRSPEAGVSGGGGCCSPGQFSMYDDIIDVRSYISQSRSDISPFGRSGSYRSQCGRQSTGGVNGAGGAAGVGTEGRAGTSQAAPQVEQSPLPRPRASTLATGRPTPNSLEPGTSSTSPCCLPAPGNSGGCGGIYPPTHSRQSSICPSATSRKDSGIKSNSRRSSIQQQIYALNQTAISQHRVSGYFTSSTSSISNLGEVQGLGLPLAVQPPPPLLMPACSSQMADPLAACLQQLRKQSDLQLIRCVRDNARSQRSYLVKPPLRKFSLYFKSRQLERDFRSKAHRFGAENETEGPPTLATPRYNTYIDIFVGIAVYLCISVSLFLMTQNTVSPSFRLWVTLFSCFTGIQVFALFLFTRQMCRRQSGSNVSNRFRSKSTTSEDLEREERGGGPGGTPHFESCADRIFEAISSWYPWHICLAVLMAMPVLLIIANFLLLDLEQLEAFEYHYGFLIFVCIVHFCNFTQLNCWVRNVLAFLAALCFIGIAVSQLMVYSHNRSDQQQDQDQEASNFIQEIKWFQDYHVEIYLDLLLILVLVWFLNREFEIGYRLTFYGNAVANQDKVRVQNMKNQADMLLHNIIPKHVAEHLKNTAKYSENHHNIAIIFASIVNFNEMYDESYLGGKEFLRVLNELIGDFDELLSRPEFRAVEKIKTIGSTFMAASGLDPSHRGTGNEHIHTLMEFSIAMQEVVDAFNKDLLEFNLILRIGMNIGDVTAGVIGTSKLYYDIWGDAVNVASRMDSTGLPNRIQVGKDCLPFLTNRYEFEPRGSVYVKGKDHMEVFLYTTRRDNPLDDDVADKVEQLATKKQEYEERDEDAVQDEQQEEDDDDEEEEEEDDLHSSETTTLFKSQESLQANGGSHLASTVTTTTHAITLTNNNNHNSSNNNNDIGTSTATTTANNNSMPVET, from the exons ATGTCTGAG TCGCGCCGACAGTCGGTGAGCTCCAGGGCGATGCCGCCGGGCGTTCTGGTCAACGATAGCCGGGCGAACTCCACCGATGACATCCAGATCGCCTTGGCGCCCCACATCCAGACCTACCTGAGCCAGACTGGCCGGCGGCACTCCTGCTGCAGCGTGATGCTCCCCGTGGCCTTCGAGCGGGCGGCGGCCAAGTCCTGGCTGGATCCCAAGTTCGACTCCCCGGTCCTCGAGGAGCAGTACCAGGCCAGCGTCTTTCCACACATACGGATGCGGTACAG GTTCACCCTCTCGTACATCCTGCTCTGCTCGCTGATGTGGTGCCTGTACTTCGTGGTGGATGGCGGATCGGAGGACTTCTGGCGCCCAATCTCCAGCTCCTTCTCGATGCTCTCGCTGGTCACCATCATGGCGTTGTGCTTCACCCATTGGGACCTGTACAGGGAGCACCGAACGGTGACCTCCGCGCTGACCGCGCTGCTTCTCTGCGGCGCCTCATTGGCATTCCTCACCTACACGGGCAGGGCGTTCAGTCCGCTGGGTCACTTTGCCATCTGCCTGGAGATCGTGCTGCTGATCTACACGGCATTGCCCATGCCCTTGTGGCTGGGCGCCAGTACTGCGATCAGCTATTCGATTGCCTTCGAGATGGTATCGCACATGGTCATCGGATGCAGTGCCATTCATGGTGGTCCCATGCacggaggagcaggagaagcagcaggatcagcagGATCAGCAGGAGGATCAGGAGTGGAGGCGAACGGAGATCCCAGCAATAGGATACTCATCCTGCGAATAATGGCCCACCTGAGTGTGCATTTGGTGGGCGTGCATGTGCTGATCATGAATCTGGTGCGCATGCGCGGCACCTTTATGAAGGTGGGTCAGAATCTCCTCGTGCGTCGCCAATTGGAGATGGAAAAGCAGCTAAAGGAAAAGATGATACACTCGGTGATGCCGCCAAAAGTGGCCGATATGCTGCTCAATGAGGGTGGTCCATCGGGTCTGGATGCCAGTGGTTTGCCACCCGAATCGCACTACATGCGACCACGTGCCTCCAACGATGTGAAGTCCCTGTTCCGGCCCTTTCACATGCACAGCATGGAGAACGTGAGCATCCTATTCGCGGACATCGTTGGCTTCACCCGCATGTCCTCCACGAAAACGGCCGAACAGCTGGTGGAGATACTCAACGATCTCTTCGAGCGTTTCGACGACCTCTGCTCGCTGAGTGGCTGCGAGAAGATCTCCACGCTGGGCGATTGCTACTACTGCGTGTCCGGTTGTCCAGAGCCACGGGCGGATCATGCCATTTGCTGTGTGGAAATGGGCCTGGGCATGATTGATGCCATGCGCTGCTTTGATGCCCAGCGCCACGAGGGTGTCAAGATGCGAGTGGGCGTCCACACGGGCACCGTTCTCTGCGGCATCGTCGGCACGCGGCGGGTGAAGTTCGATGTGTGGAGCAACGACGTCAGCCTGGCCAACAA AATGGAATCCTCCGGAAAACCGGAGCAGGTGCACATCTCACAGGAGACATCCAGCTTTCTGGGCGATGCTTACTATTTGGAGGAGGGCGAGGAGGTGTTTG GTCATCGCACGTACTTCGTGGTGGGAAGACGACGCGACTTCACGCGCACCAACAGCCTGAGTCCCAGCATGCCGGCGAATGCCACGGGCAGCTCCCTGCTCTTGCCCGGCGCCCATGGCGCCTCCCTTTCCCAGAGTGCCACCAACGTGTCGGTGGTGCAGCCGAACGTTCCACCCGCCTCGCCGGTGGGTCAGTTGTCCAGCTCGCTGAATCCCTCGCCGGTGCTCTCCATGCGACCGCGTCTCACCTCGTTGAGCATGAAGATGCGCAAGAAATCGCAGAACCGCGACCGGGATGTGGAACGTGGCATTATCCATCCGGCGGCAGCGGGCGTTCCTCCGGTGATTGTTGTACGCGAACGCCCCAAgatcatcatcaccaccaaGTCCCTGCCCGGCAGCCTGGACTCTGATGAACAACCGCCAGTCAGTCCACCGTTGCCGCCACCGGCAAATCCCCCAGCGACGGAAACGCGATCAAAGATCAAGCTAAAGGTGTGGAAAATTCCACGTTTTCTCAAGCGATTCGAGGACTTAACCAACAGAAGCAGCTGCGGCAGCATCTCATCCGCCGCTCAGCTGGAGAAGGAAAGGGAGAGAGAGCGGGAGAAGGAGGAACTGCACCATCAGAACCAACTAAATCCCGAGGAGACCTTGGCATTCATGGACAACCAGATGCAGAATGGCAACGGTTGTGGCTACCAGCAGTTGCCCGTTTTGGTTGAGTCCAACCATCGCACCCAGACCCTTGACATTCCGGCCGCTCGTCCGGTGCTCCATCATGCAGCTACATCCACGGCACTGGCCAGCAGCGTGCTCAGATCGCCGGAGGCTGGAGTCAGTGGAGGCGGGGGATGCTGTTCCCCTGGTCAGTTCTCCATGTACGATGACATCATCGATGTGCGTTCCTACATCAGTCAGTCAAGGAGCGATATATCTCCATTCGGTCGTTCGGGCAGCTATAGATCACAATGTGGCCGCCAGTCAACGGGAGGAGTGAAcggagctggaggagcagccgGAGTTGGTACCGAAGGAAGAGCTGGTACCTCCCAGGCAGCGCCACAAGTGGAGCAATCGCCACTACCGCGGCCACGAGCCTCCACTTTGGCTACCGGAAGACCCACACCGAATAGCCTGGAACCAGGCACTTCGTCCACGAGTCCCTGCTGCTTGCCAGCTCCGGGAAACTCCGGCGGCTGTGGTGGCATCTACCCGCCCACGCACTCCCGCCAGTCGAGCATCTGCCCATCGGCCACTTCGCGCAAGGATTCCGGAATCAAGAGCAACTCGCGCAGATCCTCTATACAGCAGCAAATCTATGCACTCAACCAGACAGCGATTAGTCAACACAGGGTCTCCGGTTACTTCACCAGCTCCACGTCCAGTATCTCCAATTTGGGAGAGGTGCAGGGACTCGGACTTCCGCTGGCGGTgcagccaccaccgcctcTCCTGATGCCCGCCTGCTCCTCGCAAATGGCGGATCCACTGGCCGCCTGCCTGCAGCAGTTGCGCAAGCAATCGGATCTCCAGCTTATCCGTTGCGTGCGGGATAATGCCAGGTCGCAGAGGAGCTATTTGGTGAAGCCGCCGTTGCGGAAATTCAGTTTGTACTTCAAGTCACGGCAGTTGGAGCGCGATTTCCGGTCGAAGGCCCATCGTTTTGGTGCGGAAAATGAGACGGAAGGACCGCCGACTTTGGCCACGCCACGCTATAACACCTACATAGATATATTCGTGGGCATTGCGGTTTATCTGTGCATCTCCGTCTCACTGTTTCTGATGACCCAGAACACCGTATCGCCGAGCTTCCGGCTGTGGGTGACCCTGTTCTCCTGCTTCACAGGCATCCAAGTGTTCGCCCTCTTCCTGTTCACCAGACAAATGTGTCGCCGGCAGAGCGGGAGCAATGTCAGCAATCGATTCAGATCCAAGTCGACGACTAGCGAGGATTTGGAGCGTGAGGAGCGTGGCGGTGGACCAGGAGGAACACCACACTTTGAGTCTTGTGCCGATCGCATTTTCGAGGCCATATCCAGCTGGTATCCGTGGCATATTTGCCTGGCCGTTCTGATGGCCATGCCCGTGCTGTTGATCATCGCCAACTTTCTGCTCCTGGACTTGGAGCAACTGGAGGCGTTTGAGTACCATTACGGATTCCTGATCTTTGTGTGCATCGTGCACTTCTGCAATTTCACGCAGCTCAATTGCTGGGTGCGGAATGTCCTGGCCTTTTTGGCAGCACTCTGCTTCATTGGCATTGCAGTGTCCCAGTTGATGGTCTACAGTCACAATCGGAGTGaccagcagcaggatcaggatcaggaggCGTCGAATTTCATTCAGGAGATCAAGTGGTTCCAGGACTATCATGTGGAAATCTATCTGGATCTGCTGCTTATCCTGGTGTTGGTCTGGTTCCTGAATCGCGAGTTCGAGATTGGATATCGGCTGACCTTCTACGGCAATGCGGTGGCCAATCAGGATAAGGTCCGGGTGCAGAACATGAAGAACCAGGCGGACATGCTGCTCCACAACATTATACCCAAGCACGTGGCTGAGCATCTGAAGAACACGGCCAAGTACTCGGAGAACCATCACAACATAGCCATCATCTTTGCCTCGATCGTGAACTTCAATGAGATGTACGACGAGAGTTATTTGGGTGGCAAGGAGTTCCTGCGCGTGCTCAACGAACTGATTGGTGACTTTGATGAGCTGCTCTCGCGTCCGGAATTCCGAGCTGTGGAAAAGATCAAGACAATTGGGTCCACCTTCATGGCGGCCAGTGGATTGGATCCCTCACATCGGGGAACGGGGAACGAGCATATTCACACACTGATGGAGTTCTCTATCGCCATGCAGGAGGTGGTGGATGCGTTCAACAAGGATCTGTTGGAGTTCAACCTCATCCTGCGGATTGGCATGAACATTGGCGATGTGACGGCGGGTGTAATCGGTACTAGCAAGCTGTACTACGATATTTGGGGCGACGCAGTCAATGTGGCCTCCAGAATGGACTCCACCGGGCTACCCAATCGCATCCAGGTGGGCAAGGATTGCCTGCCCTTCCTCACCAATCGCTATGAGTTCGAGCCACGTGGCAGTGTGTATGTAAAGGGCAAAGATCACATGGAGGTGTTCCTCTACACGACACGACGAGATAATCCACTGGATGATGATGTAGCTGATAAGGTGGAGCAGTTGGCGACCAAGAAGCAGGAGTACGAGGAGCGTGATGAGGATGCGGTGCAggacgagcagcaggaggaggacgatgacgacgaggaggaggaggaggaggatgactTGCACTCCAGTGAGACCACCACGCTCTTCAAGTCGCAGGAATCGCTGCAGGCGAATGGTGGCAGCCACTTGGCTTCCACCGTcacaaccaccacccacgCCATTACCCtcaccaacaacaacaaccataacagcagcaacaacaacaacgacattGGCACCAGcaccgcaacaacaacagccaacAACAACTCAATGCCAGTGGAAACTTAG
- the LOC6524839 gene encoding adenylate cyclase type 9 isoform X2, which yields MPPGVLVNDSRANSTDDIQIALAPHIQTYLSQTGRRHSCCSVMLPVAFERAAAKSWLDPKFDSPVLEEQYQASVFPHIRMRYRFTLSYILLCSLMWCLYFVVDGGSEDFWRPISSSFSMLSLVTIMALCFTHWDLYREHRTVTSALTALLLCGASLAFLTYTGRAFSPLGHFAICLEIVLLIYTALPMPLWLGASTAISYSIAFEMVSHMVIGCSAIHGGPMHGGAGEAAGSAGSAGGSGVEANGDPSNRILILRIMAHLSVHLVGVHVLIMNLVRMRGTFMKVGQNLLVRRQLEMEKQLKEKMIHSVMPPKVADMLLNEGGPSGLDASGLPPESHYMRPRASNDVKSLFRPFHMHSMENVSILFADIVGFTRMSSTKTAEQLVEILNDLFERFDDLCSLSGCEKISTLGDCYYCVSGCPEPRADHAICCVEMGLGMIDAMRCFDAQRHEGVKMRVGVHTGTVLCGIVGTRRVKFDVWSNDVSLANKMESSGKPEQVHISQETSSFLGDAYYLEEGEEVFGHRTYFVVGRRRDFTRTNSLSPSMPANATGSSLLLPGAHGASLSQSATNVSVVQPNVPPASPVGQLSSSLNPSPVLSMRPRLTSLSMKMRKKSQNRDRDVERGIIHPAAAGVPPVIVVRERPKIIITTKSLPGSLDSDEQPPVSPPLPPPANPPATETRSKIKLKVWKIPRFLKRFEDLTNRSSCGSISSAAQLEKEREREREKEELHHQNQLNPEETLAFMDNQMQNGNGCGYQQLPVLVESNHRTQTLDIPAARPVLHHAATSTALASSVLRSPEAGVSGGGGCCSPGQFSMYDDIIDVRSYISQSRSDISPFGRSGSYRSQCGRQSTGGVNGAGGAAGVGTEGRAGTSQAAPQVEQSPLPRPRASTLATGRPTPNSLEPGTSSTSPCCLPAPGNSGGCGGIYPPTHSRQSSICPSATSRKDSGIKSNSRRSSIQQQIYALNQTAISQHRVSGYFTSSTSSISNLGEVQGLGLPLAVQPPPPLLMPACSSQMADPLAACLQQLRKQSDLQLIRCVRDNARSQRSYLVKPPLRKFSLYFKSRQLERDFRSKAHRFGAENETEGPPTLATPRYNTYIDIFVGIAVYLCISVSLFLMTQNTVSPSFRLWVTLFSCFTGIQVFALFLFTRQMCRRQSGSNVSNRFRSKSTTSEDLEREERGGGPGGTPHFESCADRIFEAISSWYPWHICLAVLMAMPVLLIIANFLLLDLEQLEAFEYHYGFLIFVCIVHFCNFTQLNCWVRNVLAFLAALCFIGIAVSQLMVYSHNRSDQQQDQDQEASNFIQEIKWFQDYHVEIYLDLLLILVLVWFLNREFEIGYRLTFYGNAVANQDKVRVQNMKNQADMLLHNIIPKHVAEHLKNTAKYSENHHNIAIIFASIVNFNEMYDESYLGGKEFLRVLNELIGDFDELLSRPEFRAVEKIKTIGSTFMAASGLDPSHRGTGNEHIHTLMEFSIAMQEVVDAFNKDLLEFNLILRIGMNIGDVTAGVIGTSKLYYDIWGDAVNVASRMDSTGLPNRIQVGKDCLPFLTNRYEFEPRGSVYVKGKDHMEVFLYTTRRDNPLDDDVADKVEQLATKKQEYEERDEDAVQDEQQEEDDDDEEEEEEDDLHSSETTTLFKSQESLQANGGSHLASTVTTTTHAITLTNNNNHNSSNNNNDIGTSTATTTANNNSMPVET from the exons ATGCCGCCGGGCGTTCTGGTCAACGATAGCCGGGCGAACTCCACCGATGACATCCAGATCGCCTTGGCGCCCCACATCCAGACCTACCTGAGCCAGACTGGCCGGCGGCACTCCTGCTGCAGCGTGATGCTCCCCGTGGCCTTCGAGCGGGCGGCGGCCAAGTCCTGGCTGGATCCCAAGTTCGACTCCCCGGTCCTCGAGGAGCAGTACCAGGCCAGCGTCTTTCCACACATACGGATGCGGTACAG GTTCACCCTCTCGTACATCCTGCTCTGCTCGCTGATGTGGTGCCTGTACTTCGTGGTGGATGGCGGATCGGAGGACTTCTGGCGCCCAATCTCCAGCTCCTTCTCGATGCTCTCGCTGGTCACCATCATGGCGTTGTGCTTCACCCATTGGGACCTGTACAGGGAGCACCGAACGGTGACCTCCGCGCTGACCGCGCTGCTTCTCTGCGGCGCCTCATTGGCATTCCTCACCTACACGGGCAGGGCGTTCAGTCCGCTGGGTCACTTTGCCATCTGCCTGGAGATCGTGCTGCTGATCTACACGGCATTGCCCATGCCCTTGTGGCTGGGCGCCAGTACTGCGATCAGCTATTCGATTGCCTTCGAGATGGTATCGCACATGGTCATCGGATGCAGTGCCATTCATGGTGGTCCCATGCacggaggagcaggagaagcagcaggatcagcagGATCAGCAGGAGGATCAGGAGTGGAGGCGAACGGAGATCCCAGCAATAGGATACTCATCCTGCGAATAATGGCCCACCTGAGTGTGCATTTGGTGGGCGTGCATGTGCTGATCATGAATCTGGTGCGCATGCGCGGCACCTTTATGAAGGTGGGTCAGAATCTCCTCGTGCGTCGCCAATTGGAGATGGAAAAGCAGCTAAAGGAAAAGATGATACACTCGGTGATGCCGCCAAAAGTGGCCGATATGCTGCTCAATGAGGGTGGTCCATCGGGTCTGGATGCCAGTGGTTTGCCACCCGAATCGCACTACATGCGACCACGTGCCTCCAACGATGTGAAGTCCCTGTTCCGGCCCTTTCACATGCACAGCATGGAGAACGTGAGCATCCTATTCGCGGACATCGTTGGCTTCACCCGCATGTCCTCCACGAAAACGGCCGAACAGCTGGTGGAGATACTCAACGATCTCTTCGAGCGTTTCGACGACCTCTGCTCGCTGAGTGGCTGCGAGAAGATCTCCACGCTGGGCGATTGCTACTACTGCGTGTCCGGTTGTCCAGAGCCACGGGCGGATCATGCCATTTGCTGTGTGGAAATGGGCCTGGGCATGATTGATGCCATGCGCTGCTTTGATGCCCAGCGCCACGAGGGTGTCAAGATGCGAGTGGGCGTCCACACGGGCACCGTTCTCTGCGGCATCGTCGGCACGCGGCGGGTGAAGTTCGATGTGTGGAGCAACGACGTCAGCCTGGCCAACAA AATGGAATCCTCCGGAAAACCGGAGCAGGTGCACATCTCACAGGAGACATCCAGCTTTCTGGGCGATGCTTACTATTTGGAGGAGGGCGAGGAGGTGTTTG GTCATCGCACGTACTTCGTGGTGGGAAGACGACGCGACTTCACGCGCACCAACAGCCTGAGTCCCAGCATGCCGGCGAATGCCACGGGCAGCTCCCTGCTCTTGCCCGGCGCCCATGGCGCCTCCCTTTCCCAGAGTGCCACCAACGTGTCGGTGGTGCAGCCGAACGTTCCACCCGCCTCGCCGGTGGGTCAGTTGTCCAGCTCGCTGAATCCCTCGCCGGTGCTCTCCATGCGACCGCGTCTCACCTCGTTGAGCATGAAGATGCGCAAGAAATCGCAGAACCGCGACCGGGATGTGGAACGTGGCATTATCCATCCGGCGGCAGCGGGCGTTCCTCCGGTGATTGTTGTACGCGAACGCCCCAAgatcatcatcaccaccaaGTCCCTGCCCGGCAGCCTGGACTCTGATGAACAACCGCCAGTCAGTCCACCGTTGCCGCCACCGGCAAATCCCCCAGCGACGGAAACGCGATCAAAGATCAAGCTAAAGGTGTGGAAAATTCCACGTTTTCTCAAGCGATTCGAGGACTTAACCAACAGAAGCAGCTGCGGCAGCATCTCATCCGCCGCTCAGCTGGAGAAGGAAAGGGAGAGAGAGCGGGAGAAGGAGGAACTGCACCATCAGAACCAACTAAATCCCGAGGAGACCTTGGCATTCATGGACAACCAGATGCAGAATGGCAACGGTTGTGGCTACCAGCAGTTGCCCGTTTTGGTTGAGTCCAACCATCGCACCCAGACCCTTGACATTCCGGCCGCTCGTCCGGTGCTCCATCATGCAGCTACATCCACGGCACTGGCCAGCAGCGTGCTCAGATCGCCGGAGGCTGGAGTCAGTGGAGGCGGGGGATGCTGTTCCCCTGGTCAGTTCTCCATGTACGATGACATCATCGATGTGCGTTCCTACATCAGTCAGTCAAGGAGCGATATATCTCCATTCGGTCGTTCGGGCAGCTATAGATCACAATGTGGCCGCCAGTCAACGGGAGGAGTGAAcggagctggaggagcagccgGAGTTGGTACCGAAGGAAGAGCTGGTACCTCCCAGGCAGCGCCACAAGTGGAGCAATCGCCACTACCGCGGCCACGAGCCTCCACTTTGGCTACCGGAAGACCCACACCGAATAGCCTGGAACCAGGCACTTCGTCCACGAGTCCCTGCTGCTTGCCAGCTCCGGGAAACTCCGGCGGCTGTGGTGGCATCTACCCGCCCACGCACTCCCGCCAGTCGAGCATCTGCCCATCGGCCACTTCGCGCAAGGATTCCGGAATCAAGAGCAACTCGCGCAGATCCTCTATACAGCAGCAAATCTATGCACTCAACCAGACAGCGATTAGTCAACACAGGGTCTCCGGTTACTTCACCAGCTCCACGTCCAGTATCTCCAATTTGGGAGAGGTGCAGGGACTCGGACTTCCGCTGGCGGTgcagccaccaccgcctcTCCTGATGCCCGCCTGCTCCTCGCAAATGGCGGATCCACTGGCCGCCTGCCTGCAGCAGTTGCGCAAGCAATCGGATCTCCAGCTTATCCGTTGCGTGCGGGATAATGCCAGGTCGCAGAGGAGCTATTTGGTGAAGCCGCCGTTGCGGAAATTCAGTTTGTACTTCAAGTCACGGCAGTTGGAGCGCGATTTCCGGTCGAAGGCCCATCGTTTTGGTGCGGAAAATGAGACGGAAGGACCGCCGACTTTGGCCACGCCACGCTATAACACCTACATAGATATATTCGTGGGCATTGCGGTTTATCTGTGCATCTCCGTCTCACTGTTTCTGATGACCCAGAACACCGTATCGCCGAGCTTCCGGCTGTGGGTGACCCTGTTCTCCTGCTTCACAGGCATCCAAGTGTTCGCCCTCTTCCTGTTCACCAGACAAATGTGTCGCCGGCAGAGCGGGAGCAATGTCAGCAATCGATTCAGATCCAAGTCGACGACTAGCGAGGATTTGGAGCGTGAGGAGCGTGGCGGTGGACCAGGAGGAACACCACACTTTGAGTCTTGTGCCGATCGCATTTTCGAGGCCATATCCAGCTGGTATCCGTGGCATATTTGCCTGGCCGTTCTGATGGCCATGCCCGTGCTGTTGATCATCGCCAACTTTCTGCTCCTGGACTTGGAGCAACTGGAGGCGTTTGAGTACCATTACGGATTCCTGATCTTTGTGTGCATCGTGCACTTCTGCAATTTCACGCAGCTCAATTGCTGGGTGCGGAATGTCCTGGCCTTTTTGGCAGCACTCTGCTTCATTGGCATTGCAGTGTCCCAGTTGATGGTCTACAGTCACAATCGGAGTGaccagcagcaggatcaggatcaggaggCGTCGAATTTCATTCAGGAGATCAAGTGGTTCCAGGACTATCATGTGGAAATCTATCTGGATCTGCTGCTTATCCTGGTGTTGGTCTGGTTCCTGAATCGCGAGTTCGAGATTGGATATCGGCTGACCTTCTACGGCAATGCGGTGGCCAATCAGGATAAGGTCCGGGTGCAGAACATGAAGAACCAGGCGGACATGCTGCTCCACAACATTATACCCAAGCACGTGGCTGAGCATCTGAAGAACACGGCCAAGTACTCGGAGAACCATCACAACATAGCCATCATCTTTGCCTCGATCGTGAACTTCAATGAGATGTACGACGAGAGTTATTTGGGTGGCAAGGAGTTCCTGCGCGTGCTCAACGAACTGATTGGTGACTTTGATGAGCTGCTCTCGCGTCCGGAATTCCGAGCTGTGGAAAAGATCAAGACAATTGGGTCCACCTTCATGGCGGCCAGTGGATTGGATCCCTCACATCGGGGAACGGGGAACGAGCATATTCACACACTGATGGAGTTCTCTATCGCCATGCAGGAGGTGGTGGATGCGTTCAACAAGGATCTGTTGGAGTTCAACCTCATCCTGCGGATTGGCATGAACATTGGCGATGTGACGGCGGGTGTAATCGGTACTAGCAAGCTGTACTACGATATTTGGGGCGACGCAGTCAATGTGGCCTCCAGAATGGACTCCACCGGGCTACCCAATCGCATCCAGGTGGGCAAGGATTGCCTGCCCTTCCTCACCAATCGCTATGAGTTCGAGCCACGTGGCAGTGTGTATGTAAAGGGCAAAGATCACATGGAGGTGTTCCTCTACACGACACGACGAGATAATCCACTGGATGATGATGTAGCTGATAAGGTGGAGCAGTTGGCGACCAAGAAGCAGGAGTACGAGGAGCGTGATGAGGATGCGGTGCAggacgagcagcaggaggaggacgatgacgacgaggaggaggaggaggaggatgactTGCACTCCAGTGAGACCACCACGCTCTTCAAGTCGCAGGAATCGCTGCAGGCGAATGGTGGCAGCCACTTGGCTTCCACCGTcacaaccaccacccacgCCATTACCCtcaccaacaacaacaaccataacagcagcaacaacaacaacgacattGGCACCAGcaccgcaacaacaacagccaacAACAACTCAATGCCAGTGGAAACTTAG